A window of Microcystis aeruginosa FD4 contains these coding sequences:
- a CDS encoding IS5 family transposase encodes MTYEKVKNLNPEEFKRFCGVYPETFKDMVKVLAAEKVLQKKSGRPSKLSLEDQILMTLEYLREYSTYFHLAINWEINETTALRITRKVENILIKSGLFNLPGKKTVHRANSDLEVVVVDVAEHEIERPQKKQKDYYSGKQGYHTIKSQVLAAQKTGMIICTAHGKGRIHDFNLWKNSQIGIDKSIECLADKGDQGIQKLHKNSRIPNKKKKNKELSLEEKEFNRQLSRERIVIEPIHRSLKRFRILSSRYRNRRRRFGLRFNLIAGIYNYELALGYHQVAE; translated from the coding sequence ATGACTTACGAAAAAGTAAAAAATTTGAATCCAGAAGAGTTTAAACGCTTTTGTGGAGTATATCCTGAAACATTTAAGGATATGGTGAAGGTTTTGGCTGCCGAAAAAGTTCTGCAAAAAAAATCGGGAAGACCAAGTAAATTAAGTCTAGAAGACCAAATCTTGATGACCTTAGAGTATTTACGGGAATATAGTACTTATTTCCATCTCGCAATTAATTGGGAGATTAATGAGACAACAGCCCTAAGAATCACTAGAAAGGTAGAAAATATTCTGATAAAATCTGGATTGTTTAATCTGCCTGGGAAAAAGACAGTTCACCGGGCGAATAGTGACCTAGAGGTAGTGGTAGTAGATGTAGCAGAGCATGAGATAGAAAGACCTCAAAAAAAGCAGAAAGATTACTATAGCGGGAAACAAGGCTATCATACAATAAAATCGCAAGTTCTTGCGGCACAAAAAACAGGAATGATAATCTGTACCGCTCATGGAAAGGGAAGAATACATGACTTTAATCTTTGGAAAAATAGTCAAATTGGGATCGATAAAAGTATTGAATGTTTAGCAGATAAGGGCGATCAAGGAATTCAAAAGCTGCACAAAAATAGTAGAATTCCTAACAAAAAAAAGAAAAATAAAGAATTAAGTTTAGAAGAAAAAGAATTTAATCGCCAGTTATCAAGAGAAAGAATTGTTATCGAACCTATTCACAGAAGTCTGAAGAGATTTAGAATTTTATCATCAAGATATAGGAATCGGAGACGACGTTTTGGTCTGAGATTTAATTTAATCGCTGGCATTTACAACTACGAACTTGCTTTAGGCTATCATCAAGTAGCTGAATAA
- a CDS encoding GspH/FimT family pseudopilin, whose protein sequence is MRRLTVHKNQGFTLLEILVALAITGVLAALTGPNLLAWLNSNKVQEATDSIQSALRDAQRQAIRRGRSCTINFTEGTGTPKVYSQITASEAGCLVATNTNASSLSLPEEVFMVVSNFPKFPPVSGSPGIRFSFRGHVPGLTFAPPGGPAIIVLYPAANASADPYPKQEKKCLVIASLLGIVKQGTYNGDPLGTLNANNCQIRLDGTEP, encoded by the coding sequence ATGCGTCGTTTAACTGTCCATAAAAATCAGGGTTTTACCCTGTTAGAAATTTTGGTAGCTTTGGCAATTACGGGAGTTCTTGCCGCCTTAACTGGACCTAATTTATTAGCTTGGTTAAATAGCAATAAAGTCCAAGAAGCCACCGATTCTATACAATCAGCGCTACGGGATGCCCAAAGACAAGCTATCCGTCGAGGGAGAAGTTGCACGATTAATTTTACTGAAGGGACTGGCACTCCCAAGGTTTACTCGCAAATAACCGCCAGTGAAGCAGGTTGTTTAGTGGCGACTAATACTAACGCGAGTTCCTTAAGTCTGCCGGAGGAAGTATTTATGGTGGTGAGTAATTTTCCGAAATTTCCCCCTGTGAGTGGCAGTCCGGGGATTCGCTTTTCTTTTCGGGGTCATGTGCCGGGGTTAACCTTTGCTCCGCCTGGTGGTCCAGCGATAATCGTATTATATCCCGCCGCCAATGCCTCCGCCGATCCCTATCCCAAGCAAGAAAAAAAATGTCTAGTTATTGCTTCTCTGCTAGGAATAGTTAAACAAGGTACTTATAACGGCGATCCTCTAGGTACGCTCAATGCCAATAATTGTCAAATCCGTCTTGATGGAACTGAACCCTAG
- a CDS encoding GUN4 domain-containing protein — translation MTDINAQLQDILAQLQSLTERVALIEARQMLVPDIERYGKLQQLLAEGNFKEADAETLRVILEAAGRTRDTLTPEDMMRFPVNVIRVLDRLWKNYSGDHFGFSNQVKLYFAAGGDINTLRTQDAETIRKFGELVGWRNKDEWRIDDYDHWDFSLAAPEGCFPALWWKSPYGLKMVTFCFTRLIECDL, via the coding sequence ATGACAGATATTAACGCCCAACTTCAGGATATTTTAGCTCAATTGCAATCTTTAACCGAACGGGTTGCCCTGATCGAAGCGCGTCAGATGTTAGTACCAGACATCGAGCGCTATGGTAAATTACAGCAATTACTAGCTGAGGGGAACTTTAAGGAGGCAGACGCAGAAACTCTCCGAGTTATCCTCGAAGCTGCCGGCAGAACCCGGGATACTTTAACCCCAGAGGATATGATGCGGTTTCCCGTTAATGTAATTCGGGTACTTGATCGCCTTTGGAAAAATTATAGCGGCGATCATTTCGGTTTTAGCAATCAGGTGAAGTTATATTTTGCCGCCGGGGGTGATATTAACACCCTGCGTACCCAAGACGCGGAAACGATTAGAAAATTTGGGGAGTTGGTAGGATGGCGCAACAAAGATGAGTGGCGTATTGATGATTATGACCACTGGGATTTTAGTCTAGCAGCTCCTGAAGGTTGTTTTCCCGCTCTCTGGTGGAAGTCTCCCTACGGGTTAAAAATGGTGACTTTTTGCTTTACTCGCCTGATAGAGTGCGATTTATAG
- a CDS encoding PIN domain-containing protein, with amino-acid sequence MNAVDTNILIYVNDPRDPDKQAIAASLVSSLTDGVLVWQVACEYLAASRKLEPLGYDRAQAYDYIRDLQQVWYTALPTWAVINRAEDLMSRFSLSHWDSMVVAACLEANVETLYTEDFGYSDIDGLKIVNPFKSP; translated from the coding sequence ATGAACGCCGTTGACACGAATATCCTGATTTACGTTAATGATCCTCGTGATCCTGATAAACAGGCAATAGCAGCTTCTTTAGTATCTTCATTGACAGACGGGGTTTTAGTCTGGCAGGTTGCCTGCGAATATTTGGCGGCAAGCCGCAAACTTGAGCCATTGGGGTATGACAGAGCGCAAGCCTATGATTACATTCGAGATTTGCAACAGGTTTGGTACACAGCTTTGCCAACTTGGGCTGTGATTAATCGTGCCGAGGACTTGATGAGCCGTTTTAGTCTGTCCCACTGGGATTCGATGGTGGTTGCTGCTTGCTTAGAAGCAAACGTCGAAACTCTCTACACAGAGGACTTTGGCTATTCAGATATTGATGGGCTAAAAATTGTCAATCCTTTCAAAAGTCCCTAA
- a CDS encoding ISAzo13-like element ISMae28 family transposase (programmed frameshift): MELTDSLKKLLSETALQLKGAAKRRFMAQTVLELGYGGQTLAAQELGWNRTTIRQGIKELKRGIICVDNHSAKGRKKAEEHLPFLLENIKSLVDSQSQTDPSFKSQRLYVRLSAAEVRKQLISKYGYSDEDLPSEETIRVKLNNLGYRLKRVAKVLPQKKFPETEAIFEELANINREADEDPTMLRLSLDAKARVNIGLLDRGGKNRITVETNDHDFNPKTTLTPYGIFIPEFDELFLYFTTSTVTSDFIVDILEDFWESEKSRFEKIKTLIINQDNGPENNSRRTQFMKRIVEFSQKYQVNIRLAYYPPYHSKYNPIERTWAVLENPWNGSILDEIETALKFAQTMTWKGKHPIVKLITETYEKGVKLTKKAREKIEEKIERLTESTNQDFPDLGQWFIDIYYDKT; encoded by the exons ATGGAATTAACTGATTCCCTCAAGAAATTGCTCAGTGAAACTGCACTTCAATTAAAAGGTGCAGCTAAAAGAAGATTCATGGCCCAAACAGTCTTAGAATTAGGCTATGGGGGACAAACCCTTGCTGCACAGGAGTTAGGCTGGAATCGAACTACTATTCGTCAAGGAATTAAAGAACTAAAAAGAGGTATTATTTGTGTTGATAATCATTCAGCTAAGGGGCGGAAAAAAGCAGAAGAACATTTACCTTTTCTATTGGAAAACATCAAAAGTTTAGTGGATTCTCAAAGCCAAACTGACCCAAGTTTTAAAAGCCAAAGGCTTTATGTGAGACTGAGTGCGGCCGAAGTCCGAAAGCAATTAATCTCTAAATATGGGTACAGTGATGAGGATTTACCGAGCGAGGAAACTATTCGGGTTAAATTAAATAACTTAGGTTATCGTCTGAAAAGAGTCGCTAAAGTTTTACCTCAAAAAAAAT TTCCAGAAACCGAGGCAATCTTTGAGGAATTAGCTAACATTAATCGGGAAGCGGATGAAGACCCTACGATGTTACGTCTTAGTTTAGATGCCAAAGCCCGTGTTAATATTGGACTGTTGGATCGAGGAGGTAAAAATAGAATAACTGTCGAAACAAACGATCATGATTTTAATCCGAAAACAACCCTAACCCCTTACGGAATATTTATTCCAGAATTTGATGAGTTGTTTTTGTATTTCACTACCTCCACAGTCACCAGTGACTTTATTGTTGATATATTAGAGGATTTCTGGGAGTCGGAAAAATCTCGTTTTGAGAAAATTAAAACTTTGATAATTAATCAAGATAATGGCCCAGAAAATAATTCGAGACGAACTCAGTTCATGAAACGTATAGTTGAGTTTTCCCAAAAATATCAAGTTAATATACGTTTAGCTTACTATCCCCCCTACCATAGTAAATATAATCCTATTGAACGAACCTGGGCTGTGTTAGAAAACCCTTGGAATGGGAGTATTTTAGATGAAATCGAAACCGCTTTGAAATTCGCCCAAACTATGACTTGGAAAGGAAAACACCCGATTGTTAAGTTGATTACTGAAACTTATGAAAAAGGAGTAAAGCTTACTAAAAAAGCCAGGGAAAAAATCGAAGAAAAAATCGAACGTCTCACAGAATCAACGAATCAAGACTTTCCCGATTTGGGACAATGGTTTATTGATATCTATTATGATAAGACCTAG
- a CDS encoding transposase has translation MNQFYNQRRAKLQSLLKGNRQSSQRLRRLTRCRNQKVDDYLHKASRYLVKLLVDQQITTLVRVC, from the coding sequence CTGAATCAATTTTATAACCAACGTCGAGCTAAGTTACAATCTCTGTTAAAAGGTAATCGTCAAAGTTCCCAGAGGCTTCGCCGTTTAACTCGCTGTCGAAATCAGAAAGTAGATGATTATCTTCATAAAGCTAGTCGTTATTTGGTTAAGCTCTTAGTTGACCAACAAATTACCACTTTAGTTAGGGTCTGCTGA
- a CDS encoding clan AA aspartic protease translates to MIYGVVNLRREATLSLVVGNSSGQREVINTVIDTGFDGFLSLPSEIIVRLGLPWTIANPATLGDGSEVLFDFYTATVIWDGQYREVDIAASETEPLLGMAMLYGYRLQVDNVEGGIVKIEAL, encoded by the coding sequence ATGATATATGGAGTGGTGAATTTGCGTCGGGAAGCCACGCTTTCCCTTGTTGTTGGTAATTCATCTGGTCAAAGAGAAGTCATCAATACCGTGATTGATACAGGGTTTGATGGCTTTCTGTCTTTACCCTCTGAAATCATTGTTCGTCTTGGATTGCCTTGGACGATTGCCAACCCAGCAACTCTGGGGGATGGTAGCGAAGTCTTGTTTGATTTTTACACCGCAACAGTCATTTGGGATGGGCAGTACCGTGAGGTCGATATTGCAGCATCAGAGACAGAACCGCTCCTCGGAATGGCGATGCTCTACGGCTATCGATTGCAGGTTGATAATGTTGAGGGCGGTATCGTGAAAATTGAAGCCTTGTGA
- a CDS encoding BrnA antitoxin family protein, producing the protein MNNEPTSSNSQTDWQRLDAMSDEDIDLSDCPEITPEIFAKAVVRRGLPATKAKAQVTLRIDSDVLEWFKSQGRGYQTQINQLLRAYMEAHQ; encoded by the coding sequence ATGAACAACGAACCTACTTCGAGCAACTCTCAAACTGATTGGCAACGATTGGATGCGATGAGCGATGAAGATATTGATTTATCAGATTGTCCAGAGATTACGCCAGAAATCTTTGCTAAGGCGGTAGTGCGGCGGGGTTTACCTGCTACAAAAGCCAAGGCTCAAGTTACACTCCGCATTGATAGCGATGTATTAGAGTGGTTTAAGTCTCAAGGGCGTGGCTATCAAACACAGATCAATCAATTGCTACGAGCGTATATGGAGGCACATCAATAA
- a CDS encoding DUF1823 family protein, with the protein MELPELNIETIWAIINDEIDDETVNKLVWQTLGYRYDESQGKWDNSQVEEDWRREYPQPPDFIANRPPTVKLTRSILPENKQLLKDKLGFTGYKIGEFNPRMTRRATAANWLCFYGLK; encoded by the coding sequence ATGGAACTACCAGAATTAAATATAGAGACAATTTGGGCGATTATTAACGATGAAATTGACGACGAAACCGTTAATAAATTGGTTTGGCAAACTTTAGGTTATCGCTACGATGAAAGTCAAGGAAAATGGGATAATAGTCAAGTAGAGGAGGATTGGCGACGGGAATATCCTCAGCCTCCCGATTTTATTGCCAATCGTCCTCCAACAGTAAAATTAACTCGATCAATCTTGCCAGAAAATAAACAATTATTAAAAGATAAATTGGGGTTTACCGGTTATAAAATTGGCGAATTCAATCCCCGCATGACTCGCCGTGCCACCGCCGCTAATTGGTTGTGCTTTTATGGGTTAAAATAG
- a CDS encoding DMT family transporter, with protein sequence MPPSNAKIIFILTIGVVSVSASAIFIRLAIEAVGNATIAFSLFLATSRLILASVVLIPNWLTLSRQKVPIQAYYYAVGAGFCLALHFATWITSLSYTSIAASTTLVTTNPLWVSLLGWWWFREKPSKLTFIGIFVALTGGLLIVLAHREVSSSYPNPLLGNSLALIGAILVSGYILLGREAQRKGLNIKNYITVAYTTAGLALLPSIFLFGQGYESYPLSVYVYVLMMAIFPQLIGHTSFNWALRWVAPTIVTMVILLEPIAASLLGLFIFGEIPPQEVIYGGLILLIGVGIAILGG encoded by the coding sequence TTGCCTCCTTCTAACGCCAAAATTATTTTTATCTTAACTATCGGTGTGGTGTCGGTTTCTGCATCGGCAATTTTTATCCGGTTAGCGATCGAAGCGGTAGGTAATGCTACGATCGCATTTAGTTTATTTTTAGCGACTTCTCGTCTGATATTGGCTTCTGTTGTCCTAATTCCGAACTGGTTGACCTTATCACGCCAAAAAGTCCCTATTCAAGCCTATTATTACGCAGTGGGGGCAGGATTTTGTTTAGCTCTCCATTTTGCTACTTGGATTACTTCTCTATCCTACACCTCGATCGCCGCTTCTACCACTTTAGTCACCACTAATCCTCTCTGGGTTTCTCTGTTGGGTTGGTGGTGGTTTCGAGAAAAACCGAGCAAATTAACTTTTATCGGCATTTTTGTGGCTCTAACGGGGGGATTATTGATTGTTTTAGCCCATCGAGAGGTCAGTAGTTCTTATCCTAACCCTTTATTGGGTAATAGCTTGGCTTTAATTGGGGCAATTCTCGTTAGTGGTTATATTCTCCTCGGACGAGAAGCACAAAGAAAGGGCTTAAATATTAAGAATTATATAACTGTAGCCTACACTACCGCAGGATTAGCTTTATTACCTTCTATTTTTTTATTCGGTCAAGGTTACGAAAGCTATCCCTTATCCGTGTATGTTTATGTGTTAATGATGGCGATTTTTCCGCAATTAATCGGTCATACTAGCTTTAACTGGGCTTTGCGATGGGTAGCACCGACAATAGTAACCATGGTAATTTTATTAGAGCCAATCGCCGCTAGTCTTTTAGGACTGTTCATTTTTGGTGAAATACCCCCCCAAGAAGTCATTTATGGCGGATTAATTCTGTTAATCGGCGTAGGCATTGCTATTTTGGGGGGATAA
- the nrtS gene encoding nitrate/nitrite transporter NrtS, producing MKGVIGYFHALLSPQFAPTGIKVAVVVGTILLTINHGYAIMSGRMTSDRWLAASLTYLVPYLVNVHGQYSSYRRQQWPKKSQE from the coding sequence ATGAAAGGAGTTATCGGCTATTTTCATGCTTTATTATCCCCCCAATTTGCCCCCACTGGGATAAAAGTGGCTGTAGTGGTGGGGACGATTTTATTGACAATTAACCACGGTTATGCTATAATGTCTGGGCGGATGACAAGCGATCGCTGGCTGGCGGCATCACTGACTTATCTAGTTCCCTATCTAGTCAATGTTCATGGGCAGTATAGCAGTTATCGCCGTCAGCAGTGGCCGAAAAAATCGCAGGAATAA
- the hslO gene encoding Hsp33 family molecular chaperone HslO, protein MADKLIRATAADGGIRVVGVITTRLTEEARQRHQLSNVATAALGRTMASALLLASSLKKPGSRINIRIKGDGPLGGVLVDAGLDGTVRGYVDCPQVELLPNAKGKLDVGRAVGDKGYVRVLREEKGEERNELQESIVEIVSGEVGEDIAYYLDQSEQIPSALQVGVFVGTTTGVTAAGGILLQVLSKEASRDEVLVARLESRLRKLTGFTPLLRAGKGLEDIFQELLGDMGLEIFPAVQMLRFDCDCSFERALGALKFLGVDELKDIIEKDKQAEAVCEFCREVYNANERQLIELVESLQAESC, encoded by the coding sequence ATGGCAGATAAATTAATCCGCGCCACGGCCGCCGATGGGGGAATTAGAGTAGTAGGAGTGATTACCACTCGTTTAACCGAAGAAGCTCGCCAAAGACATCAATTATCTAACGTAGCCACCGCCGCTCTCGGTCGCACGATGGCATCGGCTTTACTCTTGGCTTCCAGTTTAAAAAAACCCGGTTCTAGGATCAATATTCGCATTAAAGGCGACGGTCCCTTGGGTGGGGTCTTGGTTGATGCCGGACTCGATGGCACGGTGCGGGGTTATGTGGACTGTCCCCAGGTGGAATTACTCCCCAATGCTAAGGGTAAATTAGATGTGGGTCGCGCCGTCGGTGACAAGGGTTATGTGCGGGTCTTGCGGGAAGAAAAAGGTGAGGAGAGAAATGAACTTCAAGAAAGCATAGTGGAAATAGTTTCTGGGGAAGTGGGGGAAGATATCGCCTACTACTTGGACCAATCGGAACAAATTCCCTCCGCTTTGCAAGTGGGGGTTTTTGTCGGTACGACCACAGGAGTAACGGCTGCTGGGGGAATTTTATTACAAGTTCTCTCTAAAGAAGCGTCCCGGGATGAGGTCTTGGTGGCTCGTTTAGAGTCGAGATTGCGAAAATTAACGGGATTTACGCCCCTTTTACGGGCAGGAAAAGGACTAGAAGATATTTTTCAGGAACTTCTCGGAGATATGGGTCTAGAAATTTTTCCAGCTGTGCAGATGCTGCGTTTTGATTGTGATTGCTCTTTTGAACGGGCCTTAGGAGCTTTAAAATTTTTAGGGGTCGATGAATTAAAAGACATTATCGAAAAGGATAAACAAGCGGAAGCCGTCTGTGAGTTTTGTCGGGAAGTGTATAATGCCAACGAGAGACAATTAATCGAATTAGTCGAGTCTCTACAGGCTGAATCTTGCTGA
- a CDS encoding type 4 pilin gives MLEVIIAILTITAFLTGTLQLMAVDALYRVRAERQSRANFWIQKDFEDVKYLASNVDTKFVSSDVCTNINQGYATALRRQLTDTPPPADPPKEKLEATEEIVGKKYSLYRTFDITNQSNNPHRLRIDYRVEAKDQTPKDYPNQENVIAKSSVEVIPDASFNCP, from the coding sequence ATGTTAGAAGTGATAATTGCCATTTTGACTATTACCGCTTTCTTAACAGGAACCTTACAGTTAATGGCAGTGGATGCCTTATATAGAGTCCGGGCAGAAAGACAATCTCGAGCTAACTTTTGGATACAAAAAGATTTTGAGGATGTCAAATATTTAGCTTCGAATGTGGATACCAAATTTGTCAGTTCAGATGTATGTACAAATATCAATCAGGGTTATGCCACAGCCTTAAGAAGACAACTAACAGATACTCCCCCCCCGGCCGACCCTCCGAAGGAAAAATTAGAAGCAACAGAAGAAATTGTCGGTAAAAAATATTCTCTCTATCGGACTTTTGATATTACTAACCAATCGAATAATCCCCATCGCCTTCGTATTGATTATCGAGTCGAAGCAAAAGATCAAACTCCTAAAGATTACCCCAACCAAGAAAATGTTATTGCCAAAAGTTCTGTCGAGGTGATTCCCGATGCGTCGTTTAACTGTCCATAA
- a CDS encoding BrnT family toxin, translating to MEYEWDEAKRLANLRKHGIDFTDVPAVFDGDIVTVEDDRYGYGEQRFVTFGLLQGRVIAVVHTEREDCTRIISARKATKYEQRTYFEQLSN from the coding sequence ATGGAATATGAATGGGATGAAGCAAAACGTCTTGCTAATCTGCGTAAGCACGGAATAGATTTTACCGATGTTCCAGCCGTGTTTGATGGGGATATTGTAACAGTTGAGGACGATCGTTACGGTTATGGAGAGCAGCGTTTTGTCACATTCGGTTTGTTGCAAGGGCGAGTGATTGCCGTTGTCCATACAGAACGTGAGGATTGCACCCGTATTATTTCTGCAAGAAAAGCGACGAAATATGAACAACGAACCTACTTCGAGCAACTCTCAAACTGA
- a CDS encoding CO2 hydration protein, whose translation MVTTPVKSSSHPLASYIDRLTAGEALLKDTPQNLIEVVGILKSYGVVLDAYSKNLIYIAENQFLVFFPFFKYFNGQVSWQKLLQHWWHDRINFEYAEYCMKAMFWHGGGGLDSYVDSAAFREVTAKVIQAKFRNNPLVLSLNKAFPEFLPEQMRMMAYYSGLGQFWRIMADTFLSLSDLYDAGKITNIPEVVAHIKKNLVDNASKPIVYQVKIKGQTYDLIPKSAGLTFLADTAIPYVEAVFFRGTPFPGTISYNAQAYQIPYDQGMFAYGALYADPLPIGGAGIPPTLLMQDMRHFLPDYLHDIYKKSFRQEEDLLVQICETFQKSMFCVTTAAIQGLAPYPLTTTDLKEQKANRIYLEAWMNRFVKSRLAAVNQ comes from the coding sequence ATGGTCACTACCCCTGTCAAGTCCTCCTCTCACCCTCTAGCATCCTATATTGATCGTCTCACTGCTGGGGAAGCATTGTTAAAAGATACTCCCCAAAATTTGATCGAGGTAGTGGGTATCCTGAAAAGTTACGGAGTGGTGTTAGATGCTTATTCCAAAAATTTAATTTATATTGCGGAAAATCAGTTTTTGGTTTTTTTCCCCTTCTTTAAATATTTTAATGGTCAAGTATCTTGGCAGAAATTACTACAACACTGGTGGCATGATCGCATTAATTTTGAGTATGCTGAATACTGTATGAAAGCCATGTTTTGGCATGGTGGTGGTGGTTTAGATAGTTATGTAGATAGTGCCGCTTTTCGGGAAGTGACAGCCAAAGTTATTCAAGCCAAATTTAGGAATAATCCCCTAGTTTTAAGTTTAAATAAAGCCTTTCCTGAATTTTTGCCAGAACAAATGCGGATGATGGCCTACTATAGCGGTTTAGGTCAATTTTGGCGAATTATGGCCGATACTTTTTTAAGTTTATCCGATCTCTACGATGCCGGAAAAATTACCAATATTCCCGAAGTGGTGGCACACATTAAGAAAAATTTAGTTGATAATGCTAGTAAACCAATTGTCTATCAAGTAAAAATCAAAGGGCAAACCTATGATCTTATCCCCAAATCGGCAGGATTAACCTTTCTTGCCGATACGGCAATCCCCTACGTTGAGGCGGTTTTCTTTCGCGGAACACCTTTTCCCGGTACAATTTCCTATAATGCCCAAGCCTATCAAATTCCCTACGATCAAGGAATGTTTGCCTATGGTGCTTTGTATGCGGATCCTTTACCCATAGGAGGTGCAGGGATTCCCCCTACACTATTAATGCAGGATATGCGTCACTTTTTACCAGATTATCTGCACGACATTTATAAAAAGAGTTTTCGTCAAGAAGAAGATTTATTAGTCCAGATCTGCGAAACTTTTCAAAAGTCGATGTTTTGTGTGACAACGGCAGCCATTCAAGGATTAGCACCTTATCCTTTAACTACCACAGATTTAAAAGAACAAAAAGCCAATCGCATCTATCTAGAAGCATGGATGAATCGCTTTGTTAAGTCGCGATTAGCAGCGGTAAATCAATAA
- a CDS encoding antitoxin family protein, with the protein MPQALKAVYRGGTFILQTACNLPEGIEVELFVQSAQVAPPRITDIAARENFLKLLVGRMQQNPIPSNAPRFTRDMLHERR; encoded by the coding sequence ATGCCCCAAGCCTTAAAAGCAGTTTACCGTGGTGGTACATTTATTCTTCAAACAGCCTGTAATTTGCCTGAAGGCATTGAAGTTGAGCTTTTCGTACAATCAGCCCAAGTTGCTCCACCCAGGATCACTGACATTGCTGCTAGAGAGAATTTCCTAAAGCTCCTTGTTGGGCGAATGCAACAAAACCCGATTCCCTCTAATGCTCCTCGTTTTACACGGGATATGTTGCATGAACGCCGTTGA